From the Planctomycetota bacterium genome, the window AAACCCCGGCAACGGCAAATATTATCTTTTCCGTTTGCGGATCCATAAACCTTACTCCTTTCTAAGTACAATAAATAAATCATTCCGTTCCCCAAGCTTTTAATTATAGTATCTGAGTGACAATACGGAACGGGAAAGGAATCGGTTTCCTGACGGACTGGCAGACAAAAACGGCGGTGATTATTTAAGAATATTCTTATGAGGAATATCTTCTTTATTCACTGATGAAAGGCATATTTCCCGGGTTAATCGGGATAAATTCCGCCTTAAATCAACTAGGGCAGGCGAAATATTAAATACACGTGTTATTTTCCGCATTAAGAATCTCTTTCATCAAGTAAATCTTGCTAATCACCATAATCTTCGCTTGTTTCCCCTTGAAAACCCTTGTTTGACAGGCCGTTGGACACCCCGGGATAACGGCCGTATATACATAAAGTAATAAGTTTCAACCTGTTTTGTCTTAAAAACCAAACGCATCAGGAAAATCTTTATTCCTTAGGCTGTTCCTCCTCACCTAATATTTTAATATCCTCTTCGCTTTTTATAACGATAGTCCGCTGAGGGTAATTTTTATTCTCTTTCACTTCGCCGTTAACCCCAACCTGTTTGCCGTAATACTTATTAAGATCTACTTTCTTGTCAGGACTGACCAAAAAGTAAATGGTCTCGTCGCCTTTAACCAGGCGGTGCGTTCCGGGCCGGTTCATTATCTTACCCACATAATCAACCGTGCCGGTAGCCACAAAACCTAAAGGCGGTTTCATCTCCTTAACTAATTTCTCCATGACTTCCTTGATTATTTTGCGCCTTTCATCTTCGGCCTTATCATACTCCTCTTCCAATTTAACCAGTGTTTCCTTAACCTGACGAACCACCGCAATACTGGGCTTTATGATATTAATCTGTTCGATTGCTTTTGCGGTAAGTTTTTCATCCGTTGATTTATCCGCCACTTCTTGGTACATGCTCAATGCTTCTTCCAAATTCTGGTCCAGAGGATGCTTGACGCTTTCCTTGGCAAATATCGTATCTGCCTCTTTTAATAATTTTTCCAGCCTATCCCTTTCCTTAATCATTTCTTCGGCTTTGTCCTTGAGTTTTTCGTAATCTTCCTGTTTGCCCCAATACTTGGTGTACTTTTGGCTAACCCAGGCTGTCAGATTTGCGGGCGGGATGATTTTCAGCCAGCCTTCTTCCTCCCCGATAATGGTCACTTCGGCATCTGCTGAAACTTGCCCGATGATATTATTGGCGGTATTTGATGTGCTGGAACGGACGTTTACTTTATTGCCTTTAACCGTTCCCTTGCCGCCTTCTTTACGTTCGATGAATTTAGCGGAAATCCAGCATGAAACTCCCGGAGGGATGATAACTTCCACCCAGCCGAGTTTTTCACCCACGACCTGGAGTTTATCCCCCATTTTTACGACATGGAGGGAGGCAAAATTCGTACCCGGGCCATTCCTCATATTCAGGCTTTTAGCCGTGACCTCACGAACTTCTTTTACCTTAACAACATCCTGTGCATATATGGGCGCCCATAAAAATGCTCCGCAAGAGAGCATCACCGCGATTAAAATGATTCGTTTCACTATACTCCTCCTTTCTTAGGAATTAGTGTGTGACCCCGGCATTCGCCGGGGCAAGTATAATACTATTAATATCGGATTTTCCCCTTCCTGTCAAGAGAAAATTCACACTAAGAAATCTAATGAATCAGGCTTGACGGATTGCGCATAAAAATAAAGAAAAGTGGCGTATTTGCCCGCCTGGCGGCGAGGCAGGAACTACGCCCCAATTCCTTACACTTGAGAAACTTGCACATCCAAGAAGAGTTGCTTGTCTATCTGGATGTAGTCAACGTGGCTCGCTCCGCCCGGAGTAAAGCGATTCAGCTTTATACCCTCGTTTATTAATTCCAAGCAGGCTAATTATCCGAAGTATTGACTGCGGAAAGAATCATATCAATCTGAGCCCAATAAACTTTGGAACGGCTAAAGACTTCGCACCCTCCCAGACAGATGAAAACACCCCCCTCTACCCATCCCCACTATACCCCCAGGGGTATCTCTCTCCGGGGTATCCCGAGCGCGAAAAGGGAGTATCTCGAAATTCTATTTAAGGGGAACAAAAATAGTTATGCCCTCCTTACAGGGTATCACCACCCCCTATACCCACCTACCCTATACCCTCCTCCCTACCCCTATTCGGACCGGT encodes:
- a CDS encoding SH3 domain-containing protein, which codes for MKRIILIAVMLSCGAFLWAPIYAQDVVKVKEVREVTAKSLNMRNGPGTNFASLHVVKMGDKLQVVGEKLGWVEVIIPPGVSCWISAKFIERKEGGKGTVKGNKVNVRSSTSNTANNIIGQVSADAEVTIIGEEEGWLKIIPPANLTAWVSQKYTKYWGKQEDYEKLKDKAEEMIKERDRLEKLLKEADTIFAKESVKHPLDQNLEEALSMYQEVADKSTDEKLTAKAIEQINIIKPSIAVVRQVKETLVKLEEEYDKAEDERRKIIKEVMEKLVKEMKPPLGFVATGTVDYVGKIMNRPGTHRLVKGDETIYFLVSPDKKVDLNKYYGKQVGVNGEVKENKNYPQRTIVIKSEEDIKILGEEEQPKE